Proteins encoded in a region of the Haloarcula sp. CBA1129 genome:
- a CDS encoding segregation/condensation protein A: MTSESPRGSEQSSGDRGEPRDDEKTDDQADDIPLNITGHEDREPPGESGDAAALLGDDPDPSGGMTERDSVEGEATADDSDDEDVEPVEVLVQLADDGEIDPWDIDVVRVTDKFLDRIDDADLRTSGRALFYASVLIRMKSDAMLGEGETEEEPAEPWEQAMHEDAPIEEPDPFAALESEMDRRLERRRARGMPQTLDELVRDLRDAERESWWKESREYDTSDSPSGFDRGTQELDYRGADDMRLDEEPSAADVTGTAHAENIDDIIADVHDAVREQYDQGREEVLYREVDTAGGTRVETFLGLLFLAHRGQVRLQQDDLFGDLWIQDPSAATGSDEAVAD, translated from the coding sequence ATGACTAGCGAGTCGCCACGCGGCTCGGAACAGTCGAGCGGCGACCGCGGGGAGCCGCGAGACGATGAAAAGACGGACGATCAGGCGGATGACATCCCCCTGAACATCACCGGCCACGAGGACCGCGAGCCGCCCGGTGAGTCGGGCGATGCAGCGGCACTATTGGGCGACGATCCAGACCCGAGTGGCGGCATGACGGAGCGGGACAGTGTCGAAGGCGAGGCGACTGCCGACGACAGCGACGACGAGGACGTCGAACCGGTCGAGGTGCTGGTCCAGCTCGCGGACGACGGCGAGATCGACCCGTGGGATATCGATGTGGTGCGGGTCACCGACAAGTTCCTCGACCGAATCGACGATGCGGACCTGCGCACGTCGGGCCGGGCGCTGTTCTACGCGAGCGTCCTGATTCGGATGAAAAGCGACGCGATGCTCGGCGAGGGCGAGACCGAGGAGGAACCGGCCGAACCATGGGAGCAGGCGATGCACGAGGACGCCCCTATCGAGGAGCCGGACCCGTTCGCCGCGCTGGAGTCGGAGATGGACCGCCGGCTCGAACGCCGTCGCGCCCGCGGGATGCCACAGACGCTCGACGAACTGGTCCGGGACCTCCGGGACGCCGAGCGTGAATCGTGGTGGAAGGAGTCTCGCGAGTATGACACCAGTGACTCCCCGAGCGGGTTCGACCGCGGAACACAGGAACTCGACTATCGTGGGGCCGACGACATGCGACTGGACGAGGAACCGTCGGCGGCCGACGTGACCGGGACGGCCCACGCCGAGAATATCGACGACATCATCGCCGACGTCCACGACGCCGTCCGCGAGCAGTACGACCAAGGCCGCGAGGAGGTGCTGTACCGCGAGGTCGACACCGCCGGCGGGACCCGCGTCGAGACGTTCCTCGGACTGCTCTTTTTAGCCCATCGCGGTCAGGTTCGCCTCCA
- the smc gene encoding chromosome segregation protein SMC, whose translation MHIKELVLDNFKSFGRKTRIPFYEDFTTISGPNGSGKSNIIDAILFALGLARTSGIRAEKLTDLIYNPGHADEDAEYDGERQASVEVILANDDRTLSRSQVVNAAGTEDVGDVDEIAIKRRVKETEDNYYSYYYINGRSVNLSDIQDLLAQAGVTPEGYNVVMQGDVTEIINMTAGSRREIIDEIAGVAQFDAKKADAFDELEVVQERIDEAELRIEEKQERLDQLEDERETALKYQDLRDEKEEYEGYRKAAELEDKREELAAVEEAIDELESELTELQTELDERQGAVIRLEDELHELNGEIERKGEDEQLAIKREIEEIKGDISRLEDKIESAEETVEAAENERRQAFVQIDRKQETIDDLESDIRETKVAKSNVKADIAEKESELAEVQQRIDEVGEEFQEVKDELEEKRSRLETLKSERNDLQREQDRLLDEARRRSNAEDEKREAIEDAEAEIPDLEADIEDLQTELEKAEKNKATIGEVVDDLRAEKRELQSDLDDLEDEISAKQQEYAQLEAKAGEDGDSSYGRAVTAILNAGQDGVHGTVGQLGGVDPEYATACETAAGGRLAHVVVDDDNVGQRCIEYLKSRSAGRATFLPITQMQNRSLGSLPSADGVIDFAYNLVDFDREYAGIFSYVLGDTVVVDSMDTARDLMGDYRMVTLDGDLVEKSGAMTGGSSSGTRYSFSGGAGKLERVATRINELEDERADVREDLRDVEERLDDARDRESDATEQVRDIETSIERKQSALEDTRDRIEQLEADLEEIAAEREDVADQMDELEADIEAKNEEIDALQSDIDDLEAEVEDSELPDLTDQRESIKDDIDALEDRQDELDAELNEYELEKQYAEEAIEDLHDDIEAAQNRKAEHEERIDALETKVAEKQELQAEKEQAVADLEEELAELKSEREDLKADLQEAKEARDEQQAAVSEIERDLESEQETQERLEWEIDELEAQVGDYDPEDVPDHETVEQEIDRLETEMEKLEPVNMRAIEEYDRVDDDLQELEDKKATLVEEADGIRERIDTYEARKKETFMESYTEINDQFQNIFERLSNGTGHLHLEDEDDPFEGGLTMKAQPGDKPIQRLNAMSGGEKSLTALAFIFAIQRHNPAPFYALDEVDAFLDAANADLVGELVDELAGDAQFVVVSHRSAMLERSERAIGVMMQGDNVSAVTGIDLSGDGDGDEEVPADD comes from the coding sequence ATGCATATCAAAGAGCTCGTCCTCGACAATTTCAAGAGCTTCGGGCGTAAGACCCGAATCCCGTTTTACGAAGATTTCACTACCATTAGCGGCCCGAACGGCTCGGGCAAGTCCAACATCATCGACGCGATACTGTTCGCGCTCGGACTCGCTCGCACTTCGGGTATCCGCGCCGAGAAACTCACTGACCTCATCTACAACCCCGGCCACGCCGACGAAGACGCCGAGTACGACGGCGAGCGGCAGGCCAGCGTCGAGGTAATTCTGGCCAACGATGACCGGACGCTGTCACGATCACAGGTCGTCAACGCCGCCGGTACCGAAGACGTGGGCGACGTGGACGAAATCGCCATCAAGCGCCGCGTCAAGGAGACCGAGGACAACTACTACTCCTACTACTACATCAACGGCCGCTCGGTCAACCTCTCAGACATTCAGGACCTGCTCGCACAGGCCGGCGTGACGCCGGAGGGGTACAACGTCGTCATGCAGGGCGACGTGACCGAGATCATCAACATGACCGCCGGCTCCCGTCGGGAGATTATCGACGAAATCGCCGGCGTCGCCCAGTTCGACGCGAAGAAGGCCGACGCCTTCGACGAGCTGGAAGTCGTCCAAGAGCGAATCGACGAGGCCGAACTCCGCATCGAGGAAAAGCAGGAGCGTCTCGACCAGCTCGAAGACGAGCGGGAAACGGCGCTCAAGTATCAGGATCTCCGCGACGAGAAAGAGGAGTACGAGGGGTACCGCAAGGCCGCCGAACTCGAAGACAAGCGCGAGGAACTGGCGGCCGTCGAGGAGGCTATCGACGAGCTGGAATCCGAGCTCACGGAGCTCCAGACGGAACTCGACGAGCGCCAAGGCGCGGTCATCCGACTGGAAGACGAACTCCACGAACTCAACGGGGAGATCGAGCGCAAGGGCGAGGACGAACAGCTCGCCATCAAGCGCGAGATCGAGGAGATCAAAGGCGACATCTCCAGATTAGAGGACAAAATCGAATCCGCCGAGGAGACCGTCGAGGCCGCGGAGAACGAGCGCCGGCAGGCGTTCGTTCAGATCGACCGCAAGCAGGAGACCATCGACGACCTCGAAAGCGATATCCGCGAGACGAAAGTCGCCAAGTCAAACGTCAAGGCCGACATCGCCGAGAAGGAGTCCGAACTCGCCGAGGTACAACAACGGATCGACGAGGTCGGCGAGGAGTTTCAGGAGGTCAAGGACGAGCTGGAGGAGAAACGCTCGCGGCTGGAGACCCTCAAAAGCGAGCGGAACGACCTCCAGCGCGAGCAGGACCGCCTGCTCGACGAGGCTCGCCGGCGCTCGAACGCCGAGGACGAGAAGCGCGAAGCCATCGAGGACGCCGAGGCTGAGATTCCCGACCTCGAAGCCGACATCGAGGACCTACAGACGGAACTGGAGAAAGCCGAGAAGAACAAAGCGACCATCGGCGAGGTCGTCGACGACCTGCGCGCGGAGAAGCGCGAACTCCAGTCGGACTTAGACGACCTCGAAGACGAAATCAGCGCGAAACAGCAGGAGTACGCCCAGCTAGAGGCGAAGGCCGGCGAGGACGGTGACTCGTCGTACGGCCGCGCGGTGACGGCGATTCTGAACGCCGGACAGGACGGCGTCCACGGCACGGTCGGGCAACTCGGCGGCGTCGACCCCGAGTACGCCACCGCCTGTGAGACGGCGGCGGGCGGGCGACTCGCTCACGTCGTCGTCGATGACGACAACGTGGGCCAGCGCTGTATCGAGTACCTCAAATCACGCAGCGCCGGCCGGGCGACGTTCCTGCCGATTACACAGATGCAGAACCGCTCGCTGGGCTCGCTGCCAAGCGCCGACGGTGTCATCGACTTCGCGTACAATCTCGTGGACTTCGACCGCGAGTACGCGGGCATCTTCTCGTACGTGCTCGGCGACACCGTCGTCGTCGACAGCATGGACACCGCTCGCGACCTGATGGGTGACTACCGGATGGTCACCCTCGACGGCGACCTCGTCGAGAAATCGGGCGCAATGACCGGCGGCTCCTCGTCGGGCACGCGCTACTCCTTCTCGGGCGGCGCTGGCAAGCTCGAACGGGTCGCCACGCGCATCAACGAACTCGAAGACGAGCGGGCGGATGTGCGAGAGGACCTGCGGGACGTGGAGGAGCGCTTAGACGACGCCCGCGACCGCGAGTCCGACGCGACCGAGCAGGTCCGCGATATCGAGACGAGTATCGAACGCAAGCAGAGCGCCCTCGAAGACACACGTGACCGCATCGAACAGCTGGAAGCCGACCTCGAAGAGATCGCCGCGGAGCGCGAGGACGTGGCCGACCAGATGGACGAACTGGAGGCCGACATCGAGGCCAAAAACGAGGAGATCGACGCGCTCCAGAGCGACATTGACGACCTCGAAGCCGAGGTTGAAGATTCGGAGCTGCCGGACCTGACTGACCAGCGCGAATCCATCAAGGACGACATCGACGCGCTCGAAGACCGTCAGGACGAACTCGACGCCGAACTCAACGAGTACGAACTCGAAAAACAGTACGCAGAGGAGGCTATCGAGGACCTCCACGACGACATCGAGGCGGCCCAGAACCGCAAGGCAGAACACGAGGAACGCATCGACGCCCTCGAAACAAAGGTCGCCGAGAAACAGGAACTGCAGGCCGAGAAGGAGCAGGCAGTCGCCGACCTCGAAGAGGAGCTGGCCGAACTCAAGTCCGAACGCGAGGACCTGAAAGCCGACCTGCAGGAGGCAAAGGAAGCTCGGGACGAGCAACAGGCCGCGGTCTCTGAAATCGAGCGGGACCTCGAATCCGAGCAGGAGACTCAGGAGCGTCTGGAGTGGGAAATCGACGAACTCGAAGCGCAGGTCGGCGACTACGACCCCGAGGACGTGCCCGACCACGAGACGGTCGAACAGGAGATCGACCGGCTGGAAACGGAAATGGAGAAGTTAGAGCCGGTCAACATGCGCGCCATCGAGGAGTACGACCGCGTCGACGACGACCTGCAGGAACTCGAAGACAAGAAGGCGACGCTCGTCGAGGAGGCCGACGGTATCCGGGAGCGCATCGACACCTACGAGGCCCGCAAGAAGGAGACGTTCATGGAGTCGTACACGGAGATCAACGACCAGTTCCAGAACATCTTCGAGCGGCTCTCGAACGGTACCGGCCACCTTCACCTCGAAGACGAGGACGACCCCTTCGAGGGCGGGCTGACGATGAAGGCCCAGCCGGGCGACAAGCCGATCCAGCGGCTGAACGCGATGTCTGGCGGCGAGAAGTCGCTGACGGCGCTGGCGTTCATCTTCGCCATCCAGCGGCACAACCCCGCGCCGTTCTACGCGCTGGACGAGGTCGACGCCTTCCTCGACGCGGCCAACGCCGACCTCGTCGGCGAACTAGTCGATGAACTCGCCGGGGACGCCCAGTTCGTCGTCGTCTCGCACCGCTCGGCCATGCTCGAACGGTCCGAACGGGCCATCGGCGTGATGATGCAGGGCGACAACGTGAGTGCGGTTACTGGCATCGACCTCAGCGGTGATGGTGACGGTGACGAGGAGGTTCCGGCTGATGACTAG
- the gatB gene encoding Asp-tRNA(Asn)/Glu-tRNA(Gln) amidotransferase subunit GatB: MTAQASESRELAAVIGLEVHVQLETETKIFCGCSTDVADAEPNTHTCPVCLGLPGALPVVNEGAVEAAVKVGKAIDADIPEETTFHRKNYYYPDLPKNFQITQYDSPICQDGELEFSVESERRSVDIRRAHLEEDPGSIKHVREGTGPLESRTCSIERADYTLIDYNRAGTPLMEIVTEPDFRAPGEVRSFLEKLEEVLEYLGVFDATRDGSLRIDANLSMVDASEVNEDGDIDESVLEDANRTEVKNISSHKGAEQALSFEASRQRKLIQSGRAVEQETRHFNETHGNTVSMRSKEEEKDYRYFREADLPPLRVSHWKDEVPIPELPDARRQRFVDEYGLSEEAASKLTSTKQVADFFEDVAERFDADLAATWVADNLLGELNYRDMAITDIDDRFDEVTRLVALVSEDEITAKNAHETVLREMLDTGDDPDTVVDREGLGKTSGDEVQQAVKEAIDENPDAVEDYHSGEDGALNFLVGQVMQKTGGSADPGDVNGLLREELES, translated from the coding sequence ATGACTGCACAAGCGTCCGAGTCCCGCGAACTCGCGGCCGTCATCGGGCTGGAGGTCCACGTCCAGCTCGAGACGGAGACGAAGATCTTCTGTGGCTGTTCGACCGATGTGGCCGACGCCGAACCCAACACCCACACTTGTCCGGTGTGTCTGGGCCTGCCCGGCGCGCTCCCGGTGGTCAACGAGGGCGCGGTCGAGGCCGCCGTCAAGGTCGGCAAGGCCATCGACGCCGACATCCCGGAAGAGACGACGTTCCACCGGAAGAACTACTACTACCCTGACCTTCCGAAGAACTTCCAGATAACCCAGTACGACTCGCCCATCTGCCAAGACGGTGAACTCGAATTCAGCGTCGAGAGCGAGCGCCGCAGCGTCGACATCCGCCGAGCACACCTCGAAGAGGACCCCGGCTCCATCAAACACGTCCGCGAGGGCACGGGTCCGCTTGAATCCCGGACCTGTTCCATCGAGCGCGCGGACTACACGCTCATCGACTACAACCGCGCCGGCACGCCGCTGATGGAGATCGTCACCGAACCGGATTTCCGCGCACCGGGTGAGGTGCGGTCGTTCCTCGAAAAGCTCGAAGAAGTATTGGAATACCTCGGCGTGTTCGACGCGACGCGGGACGGCAGCCTCCGCATCGACGCGAACCTCTCGATGGTCGACGCCAGCGAAGTGAACGAGGACGGCGACATCGACGAGTCCGTGCTCGAAGACGCTAACCGTACCGAGGTCAAGAACATCTCCAGCCACAAGGGCGCGGAGCAGGCACTCTCCTTCGAAGCGTCCCGCCAGCGGAAGCTCATCCAGTCGGGACGCGCCGTCGAGCAGGAGACTCGCCACTTCAACGAAACGCACGGCAACACGGTGTCGATGCGCTCGAAGGAGGAAGAGAAGGACTACCGCTACTTCCGGGAGGCAGACCTGCCGCCCCTGCGAGTCAGCCACTGGAAAGACGAGGTCCCGATCCCGGAACTCCCCGACGCCCGCCGCCAGCGGTTCGTCGACGAATACGGTCTGAGCGAGGAAGCCGCCTCGAAGCTCACGAGCACGAAACAGGTCGCGGACTTCTTCGAGGACGTGGCCGAGCGCTTCGACGCTGATCTGGCCGCGACGTGGGTCGCCGACAATCTGCTCGGAGAACTGAACTACCGCGACATGGCCATCACTGACATCGATGACCGCTTCGACGAGGTGACCCGACTCGTGGCACTTGTCTCGGAGGACGAGATTACCGCGAAAAACGCCCACGAAACGGTCTTGCGGGAGATGCTCGATACGGGCGATGACCCCGACACTGTCGTCGACCGCGAGGGACTGGGCAAGACCTCCGGCGACGAGGTCCAGCAGGCTGTCAAAGAGGCTATCGACGAGAACCCCGACGCCGTCGAGGACTACCACAGCGGCGAGGACGGTGCACTCAATTTCCTCGTCGGGCAAGTCATGCAAAAGACCGGCGGGAGCGCCGACCCCGGCGACGTGAACGGGCTGCTACGCGAGGAACTGGAGAGCTAA